The Impatiens glandulifera chromosome 8, dImpGla2.1, whole genome shotgun sequence genome includes a window with the following:
- the LOC124913238 gene encoding probable purine permease 4, producing MNEFSSSSEDNRYKMNIYIILIGMNYACLLVGSVSATLVSKFYFIHKGSSRWVSTLVQCAGFPLLIPFIYIPHYLFPSISPGNRPFSRLIARPRILGLSLFVGLLLGVNNLLFSWGNSYLPLSTSSLLLSSQLAFNLILSIILVKQKVNFHNLNCVVLLSLASVLLALSTHDDRPQGLTQSEYLVGFFCTVGAGLLFALYLPLMEMIYRNVDSYSMVMEIQVVMEAAATALAVVGMAVVKGGFKEMVNESRNVFDMGPCVYWWTIAGNVVMWQACFMGTAGMVFLTTSLTGGICTTALMMFNVAAGVVVYGDPFNGLKAVSTVLCCWGFCSYLYGRYVVKLKEEEELNQSLITTI from the coding sequence ATGAACGAGTTCAGCAGTTCTTCCGAAGATAATCGGTACAAAATGAACATTTACATTATATTGATTGGGATGAACTATGCATGCTTATTGGTTGGGTCCGTATCAGCGACTCTTGTCTCCAAATTCTACTTCATTCACAAGGGTTCAAGCCGTTGGGTCTCCACTTTAGTTCAATGCGCCGGATTCCCTCTCCTCATCCCTTTCATTTACATCCCTCATTATCTCTTCCCTTCAATTTCACCCGGAAATCGTCCTTTTTCTCGATTGATCGCCAGACCGAGAATCCTAGGACTCTCTCTTTTTGTCGGACTCCTCCTAGGAGTAAACAACTTGCTCTTCTCATGGGGAAATTCATACCTCCCACTTTCCACTTCCTCTCTACTCTTGTCATCACAACTGGCGTTCAACCTCATTCTCTCCATTATCCTCGTCAAACAAAAGGTTAACTTTCATAACCTAAACTGCGTAGTTTTGCTTTCCTTGGCCTCCGTCCTTCTCGCTTTATCCACGCACGACGATCGCCCTCAGGGATTGACCCAGTCTGAATATTTGGTGGGGTTTTTCTGCACAGTCGGGGCGGGTTTGCTTTTCGCACTCTATCTCCCTCTAATGGAGATGATATACAGAAATGTAGATTCTTATTCGATGGTGATGGAGATTCAGGTGGTGATGGAAGCGGCGGCAACTGCTTTAGCGGTGGTGGGGATGGCGGTGGTCAAGGGCGGGTTTAAGGAAATGGTTAACGAATCGAGAAATGTGTTTGACATGGGTCCATGTGTATATTGGTGGACAATTGCGGGGAATGTGGTGATGTGGCAGGCTTGTTTTATGGGAACGGCGGGGATGGTGTTTTTAACGACGTCGTTGACGGGAGGAATATGTACGACGGCGCTCATGATGTTTAATGTTGCGGCGGGGGTTGTGGTTTATGGGGATCCATTTAACGGCCTCAAAGCGGTATCAACAGTACTTTGTTGTTGGGGATTCTGTTCATATTTGTATGGGAGGTATGTTGTTAAgttgaaggaggaggaggagctTAATCAATCTTTAATAACAACCATTTGA